The Pristiophorus japonicus isolate sPriJap1 chromosome 30, sPriJap1.hap1, whole genome shotgun sequence sequence GGGTGTGACTGGGTGCCCCTGGGAGTCACTGGGTGTGACTGCGTGTCACTGGGTGTCATTGGGTGTGACTGGGTGCCCCTGGGAGTCACTGGGTGTGACTGCGTGTCATTGGGTGTGACTGGGTGCCCCTGGGTGTCACTGGGTGTGACTGCGTGTCATTGGGTGTGACTGCGTGTCATTGGGTGAGACTGGGTGTGACTGGGTGCCTTTGGGTGTCACTGGGTGTGACTGCGTGTCATTGGGTGTGACTGGGTGCCCCTGGGTGTCACTGGGTGTGACTGCGTGTCATTGGGTGTGACTGCGTGTCATTGGGTGAGACTGGGTGTGACTGGGTGCTCCTGGGTGTCACTGGGTGTGACTGCGTGTCATTGGGTGAGACTGGGTGCCCCTGGGTGTCACTGGGTGTGACTGCGTGTCATTGGGTGTGACTGCGTGTCATTGGGTGAGACTGGGTGTGACTGGGTGCCACTGGGTGCCCCTGGGTGTCACTGAATGTCACTGGGTGCCCCTGGGTGTCATCGCGTTGCTCGCACTGAACAACAATGGCTCCTCTGAGATTAAGCAAGGCCGCCCCTTTGAAACGGCTGTGGGAAACCCCACCAATCATGCACAGACCCTCGGCTCCGCCCAGTCCCAGGGGTTAAAGTGCAGCGTCTGACCCCGGGCTCCGCCCAGTCCCAAAGGTTaaagtgcagtgtctgaccctgggcTCCCAGGGGTTAAAGTGCAGCGTCTGACCCTGGGCTCCCCAGGGGTTAAAGTGCAGCGTCTGACCCTGGGCTCCCCAGGGGTTAAAGTGCAGCATCTGACCCTGGGCTCCGCTCAGTCCCAGGGGTTAAAGGGCAGCGTTTGACCCCTGGGCTCCGCTCAGTCCCAGGGGTTAAGGGGCAGCGTCTGACCCCTGAGCTCCGCTCAGTCCCAGGGGTTAAAGGGCAGCGTCTGACCCCTGGGGCCAGTCGAGGAGATTTGGCAAAGCACACTTGCTGCGTTTAATGTGTGTACCACCTCGGTtggcccacactgggagttactgggcACAGTTGTGGCCTCCACATTACCAAAAGGATATCGAGACACGGGGAGGAAGGTGCacgaaagatttacaaggatgataccagaactgagcggtTATAACTCTTTTCTAGAGAAGGCCGAGAGGGGGGGGGACCTGATAGAGGgctttaagatgatgaaagggttCGATCGGGTCGGTGTAGAGAAGGTGTGTCCACTtgtggggggagaccagaactagaggccatcaatatcagacagtcactgataaacccaatgggggatTCAGGAAGCCAGGGGAAAGGAAtgaaggatatggggatgggggggggttggagaggggagggagggggctggtgtggagcataaaccccggcacggagtggtggggcccctgtggcctctttctgtgccgtagacTGGGCCCGAGCCATGCGTTGCCGTGACAGGCGGTGTGTCTTCTCCCGTTCCCAGGACCCGCACGGACATTATGCGGACATCGACAGCCTGAGGCGGAAGTTGAGCGACAGGGAGCCAGGGGGAGGGGCGGAGGCCGGAGCCCGCCCCGAGGGGCCGCAGGTCGCCACGGCACCGACCCCGTCACCGAGGGCGCCGACCTTCGACCCCGGTGAGCCCAAGGGCGCGCCCGACGTCTGTCTCTGGGCCATGGAAGTAGCGGTGAAGGTCACACTGGACGACCCGCTCTATCAGGAGGTAAGGGCCAGCTTTCGGCGCTGTGCATTTCGACGGACAGGTCCAGCAAACACGAGCAACAGTACGGATCTTTCCGCAGCCTCTAGCCTCAACCTTTCGTCTCCTTCTCCATCTCCCGCACTCCTCCACTTCTCATCTCTCCCATGTGGGAACAGATTTTCCACCCCTAGTCTGCCGTGACTCAAAGGGGCTTCTCTCACAGGGCCTTAAGGAACAGGCTCCTCTCACGGGGCCTGTAGAACAGGCTTCTCTCACGGGGCCTGCAGGAACAGGCTTCTCTCACGGGGCCTGCAGAAACAGGCTCCTCTCACGGGGTCTATAGGACAGGCTTCTCTCACGGGGCCTGTAGAACAGGCTTCTCTCACGGGGCCTGCAGGAACAGGCTTCTCTCACGGGATCTATAGGACAGGCTTCTCTCACAGGGTCTGTAGAACAGGCTTCTCTCACGGGGCCTGAAGAACAGGCTTCTCTCACGGGGCCTGCAGGAACAGGCTTCTCTCACGGGATCTATAGGACAGGCTTCTCTCACGGGGCCTGTAGAACAGGCTTCTCTCACGGGGCCTGCAGGATCAGGCTTCTCTCACGGGGCCTGCAGGATCAGGCTTCTCTCACGGGGCCTGCAGGAACAGGCTTCTCTCACGGGGCCTGCAGGAACAGGCTTCTCTCACTGGATCTATAGGACAGGCTTCTCTCACGGGGCCTGAAGAACAGGCTTCTCTCACGGGGCCTCCACAAACAGGCTTCTCTCACGGGATCTATAGGACAGGCTTCTCTCACGGGGCCTGTAGAACAGGCTTCTCTCACGGGGCCTGCAGGAACAGGCTTCTCTCACGGGGCCTGCAGGATCAGGCTTCTCTCACGGGGCCTGCAGGAACAGGCTTCTCTCACGGGGCCTGCAGGAACAGGCTTCTCTCACGGGGCCTGCAGGATCAGGCTTCTCTCACGGGGCCTGCAGGAACAGGCTTCTCTAACGGGGCCTGCAGGAACAGGCTGAGCTGAGCTGGGCCTGAACAAAATGGCAGCTGGCGGGGTCCGTTGAGGTTTGCTGCCCCCGGGCTGCCTGTGGCGAGGCGGTCGCCCCGTGTTCTAACCCCGGGACTGAGTTCGCTGGGCAGGGGTCGCTCGGGGAGGCCAGGGCGAGAGTGGGAGCCGCCGCTAACCACGTTTTCTTGCCCCCTCGGCAGATCCCTGAGGCCCGAGCATTGGCGGTGCGAGCTGCGGTCCGCCCTCCGAGCCCCTGCCCCCCCGAGAGGGAGATCTGCCCGGCCCCCAGCCAGGGGGCTGCCACATACGCCGCTGTCAACAAGGCCAGGCGGCACATCTACACGGAGCCTGGCGAGAGGCCGGGGGCCGCCAAGGAGGAGACACACACCTACGCCGAGCCGGCCCAGGCCCGGGTCTACGCCGACCCCGACCTCGCGGTGTACGCCGAGCCTCAGGACCTCGGGTCGCGGGCCGTCGGGCCGGAGCTGTACCACGTGTACTCCGAGCTTGAGCCCAGTCCGGGCCGGCGTGGCAACTTCTACTGCCCCACCCCCACCAAGGGCCCGACCCCTGACCTGCCGCCCCGCCTTCTGCCGGCCCTGACCCTTGACCTCACGCCCCGCCCCCCGCCGGACCCGACCCTTGACCTCACACCCCGCCTTCTGCCGGCCCCGACCCTTGACCTCACGCCCCGCCCCTCACCAGACCCTCCCTGCGAGGTCCTGACCCCTGACCTTCCGCTCCGCCCCTCGCCGGACCTTCCCCGTGAGAGGTTGACACCCAAGGACCCCCTTCCCTCCCAGGTCCCGCCCAGCGCCCCCCCCAGGGCCCCTCCTCCCTCCCAGGCCCCCCCCAGGGCCCCTCCTCCCTCCCAGGCCCCGCCCAGGGCCCCCCCCAGGGCCCCCCTTCCCTACCAGGCCCCGCCCagggcccctcctccccccctggcCCCGCCCAGCGCCCCCCCCAgggtccctcctcccccccaggcCCCGCCCAGCGCCCCCCCCagggcccctcctcccccccaggcCCCACCCAGCGCCCCCACcatgacccctcctcccccccaggcCCCGCCCACCTACGCCCAGGCTCCCCGCCGTCACCGCGGCCCCCAGCCGGCCCCGCGCGGAGAGACGGAGTGGCCCAGCCCGGCCCCCCACACCTTCGAGCTGGACGACGAGGTGTACGGGGTCCTGCCGCGGGCGACCCCCCCGGCCCCGAGGCCGGGTCCGCAATCGCCCTGGGAGGAGAATCTGTACGAGAGGGTGCCCGAGGAGTACATGAGGCCAGCGCCCTTTGCACCCACCAGGCCGGCGAACAGGAGGGTAAGGGTTAACCCCATCGCCCCCCGCTAACCCCCCAATAATCCCCCAataatccctcccccctccccactaacCCCCTTCCCCCACTAACCACCCCAAAACTCCCCCCCCAAtaaccacccctcccccgcccacacTAACCCCCATATTAACACCCCTCCCCAATAaccaccctgcctcctcccccactcacccctcccccacaacccccccactaaCACCCCCCTAACCCCCATCCCCCACTAACCCCCCAataatccctcccccctccccaactaacccccctcccccactaaccACCCCAATAATCCCCTTCCCCCGCCCACACTAACCCCCCTATTAACACCCCCTCCCCAATAaccaccctgcctcctcccccactcacccctcccccactaccCCCCCACTAACACCtccctaacccccctcccccacgaaCCCCCCAATAACCCCCCCACTAACCCCCAACCCACTAACCCCCCCTCTCCCAATAACAcctccttccccatcccccactaacaaccccccacaaacccactcccccccccccactaacgcCCCTCCCCCACTAACCCCCCTTCTACCACtattcgctgccacagggaggggttgaggtgaatagtatcgatgcatttaaggggaggctggaccagtcaatgagggagaagggaatagagggttatgctgatagatttagatgaggaaagacgggaggaggctcgagtggagcataaactccggcctggactggttgggcccaatggcctgtttctggccaTATATACAATGTAATCCTGTGATCGGATGTCACGGTCTTCTGTCACGTGATCAAACCCCTgaggaattagaggagtgcagagatcccgggggttgtggggctggagggggttacagagatagggaggggtgtaggggctggaggaggttacagagatagggaggggtgtaggggctggaggaggttacagagatagggaggggtgtaggggctggatgaggttacagagatagggaggggtgtaggggctggaggaggttacagagatagggaggggtgtaggggctggaggaggttacagagatagggagtggtgtaggggctggaggaggttacagagatagggaggggtgtaggggctggaggaggttacagagatagggaggggtgtaggggctggagggggttacagagatagggaggggtgtaggggctggagggatttacagagataggaaggggtttaggggctggagggatttacagagatagggagggtgtaggggctggaggaggttacagggatagggaggggtgtaggggctggaggaggttactgggatagggaggggtgtcggggctggaggaggttacagagatagggagggtgtaggggctggaggaggttacagagatagggaggggtgtaggggctggaggaggttactgggatagggaggggtgtcggggctggagggggctacagagatagggagggtgtaggggctggaggaggttacagatttagggaggggtgtaggggctggaggaggttacagagatagggaggggtgtcagggctggaggaggttactgggatagggagggatgtcggggctggaggaggttactgggctagggaggggtgtcggggcttgaggaggtttctgggatagggaggggtgtaggggctggaggatgttactgggatagggaggggtgtaggggctggaggaggttactgggatagggaggggtgtcggggctggaggaggttactgggctagggaggggtgtcggggctggaggaggttactgggatagggagggatgaaggggctggaggaggttactgggatagggaggggtgtcggggctggaggaggttactgggatagggagggatgtaggggctggaggaggttactgggatagggaggggtgtcggggctggaggaggttactgggatagggaggggtgtaggggctggaggaggttactgggatagggaggggtg is a genomic window containing:
- the LOC139240119 gene encoding uncharacterized protein, yielding MSLTAKEEALRWFEETQAPQLSQDGVLPRWFHGFASRREAEDLLKEKPVGSFLLRLSESQAGMVLSYSGSDRCRHFIIDQSPHGQYLILGDEHRHNSVTELLNYYRKVPILPFVEYLTTACNKEPDRHYAEIDRSLRRKLSDREPGEGADAGALPEGPQVVAGSTSLPGPPTFDPGDPKAVTDVLFWAVEGAAKITLDDLLYQEDPHGHYADIDSLRRKLSDREPGGGAEAGARPEGPQVATAPTPSPRAPTFDPGEPKGAPDVCLWAMEVAVKVTLDDPLYQEIPEARALAVRAAVRPPSPCPPEREICPAPSQGAATYAAVNKARRHIYTEPGERPGAAKEETHTYAEPAQARVYADPDLAVYAEPQDLGSRAVGPELYHVYSELEPSPGRRGNFYCPTPTKGPTPDLPPRLLPALTLDLTPRPPPDPTLDLTPRLLPAPTLDLTPRPSPDPPCEVLTPDLPLRPSPDLPRERLTPKDPLPSQVPPSAPPRAPPPSQAPPRAPPPSQAPPRAPPRAPLPYQAPPRAPPPPLAPPHPAPPP